GGTCATCAGCACGGCACGGCCGGCCCCGGCGGCGCCGAACTGGCCGAGGTCCTGGATCTCGACGCCGAGGTCCTGCACTCGCTGTTGTCCGAGGCGGTCGGCCACGTCCACACCCTCACCGCCGACGCGCCGGTCCGCCACATCCTCGACCTGGGCAGCGGAACCGGCACCGGCACACTGGCCCTTCTCGGCCGCTTCCCCGGCGCGGAGGCCACCGCCGTGGACGGCTCCCCCGAAATGCTGAGCCGCCTGGAGTCGAAGGCCCACACCGCCGGCCTGGCCGCCAGGCTCCGCACCATCGAAGCCGACCTCGACACGACGTGGCCCGCCGTGGCCACCCCCGACCTCGTCTGGGCCTCGGCGTCCCTCCACCACATGGCCGACCCCGCGCACACCCTCACCCGGATCCTCACCACCCTGCGTCCCGGCGGCCTCCTCGCGGTCCTCGAACTGGACTCCTTCCCCACCTTCCTCCCTCACGACCTCGGCATCGGCACCCCCGGCCTGGAAGCCCGCTGCCAGGCCCTCGTCACCACCGGCAACGTCGCCACGATGCCGACGTTCGGCGCCGACTGGGCCCCGCTCCTCCGCAAGGCCGGCTTCACCGTGGAACTCACCCGCCACCTCACCACCACGATCCCGGCCCCCATCTCCCCCTCGGCCCGCCGCTACGCCGAACTCACCCTGACCCGCGTCCGCGACCGCCTGGCCGACCAGCTCGACCCCGAGGACCGGAAAACCCTCGACACCCTCCTCGACAACACCTCACCGTCAGGCCTCATCCACCGCGACGACCTCACCGTCCAGGCCTCGAGGTCCCTCTGGGTGGCCCGCCGGCCCTGACCCCGTCAGCCCCCAGGCGACCGCTCCGCGGTCTCCGCGGTGACCCACCCCAGATAGTCCGCGAGCCCACCCTCGATCGGCACCGCCACGACCTCCGGAGTCGTGTAGGAGTGCAGCCCCCGGACCACCGCCACCAGATCGTCCAGCCGTCCGGCACCGGTCTTCATGAGGATGAGGAACTCCTCGTCCTGCTGGACCTCTCCCTCCCACCGGTAGACCGACCTGACCGGCCCGACGACCTGCGCACAGGCCGCCACCCTCCGGCTCACGACCGCCACAGAGATCGCCTCCGCCTCCTCACGCGTCGGAGCGGTCACATGCACCTCGAAATGCCGCGTCATGCGATCAGCGTAGGGCCGGGCTCGCCGTCACACGCGAAGGTCCCCGGCTCATGCCGGGGACCTTCGTCGTTCGTCAGCGGAGGGTGCCGTTGGTCATGCCGACCGGCTCCTCGGGGAGGGCTATCTGGCCGCATTCGGCCGGGTTGGACATCAAGGAGTGGTGGGGGACGGTGCGGACGGTGTAACCGAAGGCGCCGGTGCGGTTCAACGGGACGGTGCCGGTGTAGGAGGCCTTGCCGTCGTCGGTCACCGCGTCGGTGGTGAGAGTGGTGTAGGAGGGGTGGAGGAGTTCGTCGTGGGGGCCGACCTTGCCGTAGGCGGCCTGCACTATCACGTCGTCGGGGGACAGCTCCCCGAGGGCCACGGTGGCGCGGATCTCCATGGCGGCGCCTAGTTCGGGGGTGTCGCCTATGCCGCTGGCCTCGATGTGTTCCACGCGGACGCCGGGCCAGGCCTTGGTCACGCGGAGTTTCCAGGCGGCGAACTCCTTGGCCTTGTTGTGGTCGGCCTTGGAGAGCTCGCGGGCCGAGGCGGCGGCGGGGGTGTACAGGTCGACGACGTAGTCGCGGAGCATGCGGCCGGCCAGGACCTTGGGGCCGAGGGAACTCAGGGTGTGCTTGACCATGTCGAGCCAGCGGCGGGGGTGGGAGCCGCCGGTGCGGTCGTAGAAGCGGTCGGCGACCTCGCGTTCGATGAGGTCGTACAGGGCCGAGGCCTCCAGGTCGTCGCGGCGGTCGGGGTCCTCGACGCCGTCGGCGGTGGGGATGGCCCAGCCGTTGTTGCCGTCGTACCACTCGTCCCACCAGCCGTCGCGGATCGACAGGTTGAGGCCGCCGTTGAGTGCGGCCTTCATGCCTGAGGTGCCGCAGGCCTCCAGGGGACGGAGGGGGTTGTTCATCCAGACGTCGCAGCCCTGGACCATGAGCTGGCCGAGGTTCATGTCGTAGTCGGGGAGGAACACGATGCGGTGGCGGACGTCCTCGCTGTCGGCGAAGCGGACGATCTGCTGGATGAGCTTCTTGCCGCCTTCGTCGGCGGGGTGGGCCTTGCCGGCGATGACGATCTGGACGGGCTTCTCGGGGTCGAGCAGCAGGGCCTTCAGGCGGGCCGGGTCCTTGAGCATCAGGGTGAGACGCTTGTAGGACGGGACGCGGCGCGCGAAGCCGAAGGTCAGGATGTCGGGGTCGAGTGCCTCGTCGATCCAGCCGAGCTCGGCGGTGGAGGCTCCCCTGGCCTTCCAGGAGGCGCGCAGGCGCGATCTGGCGGCCTCCACGAGGTTGCGGCGCAGGCGGCCGCGGATGGACCAGATGTCCTCGTCGGAGAGCTTCTGGACGCCTTCCCAGCCCTGGGCCTTCTCGACGATGGACGGCAGTTCCTTGCCGG
The window above is part of the Sphaerisporangium rubeum genome. Proteins encoded here:
- the glgP gene encoding alpha-glucan family phosphorylase codes for the protein MRAIRRFTVRTVLPAELAALSELVHNLRWSWHPETMDLFAEVDPGTWERVGHDPVALLGAVEAGRLAELARDRRFLRRLADAADDLREYMTAPRWYQTLPDAPAAIGYFSPEYGIAAALPQYSGGLGILAGDHLKAASDLGVPILGVGLLYRHGYFTQSLSAEGWQQEHYPSLDPGGLPLSLLKEDDGTPARVAIPLPGGRTLHSQIWVAQVGRVPLLLLDSDVAENDSAARDVTDRLYGGGTDHRLMQELLLGIGGVRALRAYCRITGHPEPEVFHTNEGHAGFLGLERIRELTEHRLSFDEALEAVRAGTVFTTHTPVPAGIDRFPSEMIGRQFGGDNAWPTVPVERILALGAEPENGGDPEIFNMAVMGMRLAQRVNGVSELHGAVSREMFQGLWPGFDVDDVPIGFITNGVHAPTWVAREVMELAGKELPSIVEKAQGWEGVQKLSDEDIWSIRGRLRRNLVEAARSRLRASWKARGASTAELGWIDEALDPDILTFGFARRVPSYKRLTLMLKDPARLKALLLDPEKPVQIVIAGKAHPADEGGKKLIQQIVRFADSEDVRHRIVFLPDYDMNLGQLMVQGCDVWMNNPLRPLEACGTSGMKAALNGGLNLSIRDGWWDEWYDGNNGWAIPTADGVEDPDRRDDLEASALYDLIEREVADRFYDRTGGSHPRRWLDMVKHTLSSLGPKVLAGRMLRDYVVDLYTPAAASARELSKADHNKAKEFAAWKLRVTKAWPGVRVEHIEASGIGDTPELGAAMEIRATVALGELSPDDVIVQAAYGKVGPHDELLHPSYTTLTTDAVTDDGKASYTGTVPLNRTGAFGYTVRTVPHHSLMSNPAECGQIALPEEPVGMTNGTLR
- the cutA gene encoding divalent-cation tolerance protein CutA, yielding MTRHFEVHVTAPTREEAEAISVAVVSRRVAACAQVVGPVRSVYRWEGEVQQDEEFLILMKTGAGRLDDLVAVVRGLHSYTTPEVVAVPIEGGLADYLGWVTAETAERSPGG
- a CDS encoding class I SAM-dependent methyltransferase, which codes for MTQHDPDPQHSGHGHGPQHDHGRTAPHEAGHGPQQGHGHGHGHGHGHQHGTAGPGGAELAEVLDLDAEVLHSLLSEAVGHVHTLTADAPVRHILDLGSGTGTGTLALLGRFPGAEATAVDGSPEMLSRLESKAHTAGLAARLRTIEADLDTTWPAVATPDLVWASASLHHMADPAHTLTRILTTLRPGGLLAVLELDSFPTFLPHDLGIGTPGLEARCQALVTTGNVATMPTFGADWAPLLRKAGFTVELTRHLTTTIPAPISPSARRYAELTLTRVRDRLADQLDPEDRKTLDTLLDNTSPSGLIHRDDLTVQASRSLWVARRP